agaaaaaaaaatgctgaGACATCCTGAAATCTCAGGAAAAGGACGAGATGAATAAAAATTTCTGGGAAGAGCAGATTCAGAAGCCTACTTTAGCCGACAGATGCTACCAAGTCAGAATTTTTACTCACCTGCAAGTGAGATTTCACATGAGCTAAGGTGAGATCTTTTACATCCATGAGCTCCAGAACAGACTTGGGTGTGGCTCCTAAACTCCAAGAATAGAACACAGACATAGCAGAAAGGTAAAGATCTGTTCGTCCCTCTGAATTGTTTCCATATCCCAAAACAACAAATAATTTACACAACAAAATGACAAGCAAAACATACTCTCATGACCTCCCAACAACTCCACAGCATGGACAAAGCGAGCATGAAGCGTTGTAGTCCAGCGCATTCTCGGTGATCTCATGACCCTTTTGGCTGGGAATCTCGAGGGCGAATATCTCGATCTCGACATGCCTGGTGTTGTGGCAAAGGGAGTGAAACTAGAGGTGGAAGAGGAGTCATACATGTGCTGCGGTTGATGTGGGGGGcctaaaggaaaggaagaagatggGTTTTGGTAGATTGGGATCCCCCTTATGGGCTTCAACAAGCTAAGTTCTGAGTGGTACCCTTCCTGTGGcagtgggtggtggtggtggaagtggaagtggtggtgatggtggtgagGGTATAAGGAACGGAGGAGCAGGCTATCCCTTGTGTTGCTGGAGAATGTAGCAGTCGGGCTTCCCAAGGAGAGCTCGAAAGTGATATCGTCGGCCTTCGCTGTGCAAGGGATGGTGCTGctcttgttgttgctgttgttggtgGAGTCCAGTGATCTcctccaaaaccctaattccataTTCTCATCATGACTTCTCCAACCTGATGCTGGTGTGGTGTTTGATGGGCTGATCTGAAGAGATAAATCTGGCTGCGCTGGAAAAAGTTCCATTCCTGctccttctcctccctccttcAGCTGGAGCTCCTCTCTTACTGCTGTGGAGATtgttgtgagagagagagatgtaccTGTGGGAGTTTCTCTGGAATAAGAGGTCTGTTCATTTGGGTATGATGTAGAGGAATTTGTCTGGAACGATGGTGTTATAGTGAACACTTGTGTGCAGTGATATCATAGTAGGTAAAAGAGACGGaggtaataaaaaaaaagaagatgatatGGAGCTAGAAAGGTTGGTTGGCTCTTGGTTTGTTCAGGTTACTATGTCCAAGAAAATGACACTTCAGTGGGTGAGTGATATGGATATTGGGATTTGGTTGACTTGCACCTTTTACTTTTTGTTGAATTTTCTATCAGTAAAGTGAAACTTTTTCGTACACAAGGATTTTACTTGTTGGCATGTTTCAACCAAGCACAGCACACTGGTGGCGAACGACACAAGTGAAGACATGTTATGTTGTTGACACTGCTCCTTATTGGGTTATCTTCTCCATTGAACTTTTGCTGTTTGACCTCCCGAACTGCAGCACCGATTGCAGCGGTTTGCAGATTCTCAAATTTATTTTTCACAACCATGTACGTATGTATACGTTGGTTAGGAAATTGGAATTGGAGACACCCATTGTCACACGTCCAACATCAGATCCGAAAGTTAAAGATTTTGGTCATATCGGGAAAAACAACCATTGGCTTCTTAGATTTGTTATCGAAAGTGCCATAGATTAAAATCCTCCGTAACTTTCATTGAATAATGCAGGAAAAAGATTGTGAAggcgaagaaaagaaaagaagagattttGAATATGATAGTAGAAAAAAAATTAACTGATATCTGTTGGTGGCATTCATAGTTCAGATAGTTCAGACAACTTGTCGTAGCTTTTATGGCTGGAGTTTGCCTATTAGAATCTTTTCATATGGAGTACAATAATGTACTGCTTAAGATATAAATTCATTGAAATACCTGACGAAATGTCGAAGCCTCTCTTTGGTtcctttcccccccccccccccccccccccccacattaGCTCCCATTACATACATACCTTCTACTCGATGTGTGTGACGCAAGACAAAAGATGCAAGGAGAACACTCGTGTATGTAAGTAAGCTCATTCTAATGTCACACATGGACTGTGTATCTTTTCTGATAAATAATAAGTGAATTAAACTCAAGAGACATATACTAAAGAAGGATGATGTAATGTTgactaatattaaaaaaatagtaaGACAGTGTCGCTTCCAGAAGAAGGACCTAAAGCTTTTGAATACTCGAAGTAGCCTCCCTTTGCTCCATGGAATAATGTGGGTCTATTTCTTCAATAGCCTAAGCTAGGAAGGCCAAAATGTAACCCCAACCTTAATTCTCAATTCCTACGGTATCTGCACTAAAACTATAcaaaactcctctctctctctctctctctctctctctctctctctcttctagagTCTTCTTACTTGACAACAAAGTTTTCCTTCACTTGACATTTTAATAGAGAACACTGTGGCAACATATGTCTCCTTTTATATCAATGAAATTCTCCCTTTCCTAGATCCCAACAACTATCCATGTAAATATAGGATCCCAATGGTACAAAGACACCACAACCACAGCCTTAGAAAATGTATCCATATAGGCTTCCATAGAATCAATGACACGACATTGGAAGCTTAGTTCTCTGTGATGGGACTACTCGAATTGCTTGGAATTAATTGAGGCCCGAAGGCCACAAACAAAAGATCGAGAAACGAGATCTTGTCATCGAGTACTTAAAGACAATGGCTCTACATTCACGCCATGGATAAGAGATCGTCACAAAGTGAGCAATCAATGTCAACTAATCTTCATGGGGTCTCCGAGGATAATGATTAAGTTAATAGATGTTTTAGAGGTTTAAGAAGGAAGGCAGCATTTGACCATCACTTAATGTGCTACGTTTTCCTACGTCAGTCATGTCTTTGGTAAAACCCAAGAAGGAATCTCCATCTAAGTTATTGGTAAGTATAACTTGAAATATTACTTACAGTTTGCTTTCACGTTTTACTCTGGATGGATCTCCTCACgtgcttgtgtgtgtgtgtgtgtgtgtttttaaaTTATATCATTGATTTATGATTTAATGCAACCATTAAAATAGAATTTTCATCTCAATAATGAGAGGAGTGGTTAGATCTAGCTAGGTCATGAAATTTTTTAGTTTTGGAGAAATACAGCAGACATTTTTTCTATCTGTTATTTTCATATGTTTCAATTTTCTCTTTGCGTTGATTGCCCTATTCAAGTGTTGTTTCCTTGTAAACAtcacttaggagatcatgaaatttTTAGTTTTGGAGAAATACAGCACGCATTTTTTCTATCTGATATTTTCGTATGTTTCAATTATGGCTTAAGCAGGTGAAGAGTATTGAGTTTCGAACATGCTTTAAATCATAGTTATTAAAACCggattgaaaaataataataatcaggaATTCAATCCTTTATTAgactattttttattaatattaattgTGACATCTTTAAATATAGAGATTCATTTTTTAGGGTTATTTTTACATTATCATTTGTTATTgccatttttattttttccattttttctcatatgtttatttcttgaaataccttttttttttacaataattCTCCTTTGTTTTCTTTCACAACCATTTTTAGTTCTTTTATCATAATATATCATGTTccgatctatttttttttatcagttaACTCATtgaagtttaattttttttaaaattttctagtaatcaaattttttgaatttattcTATATCAAAGAGACATttcacaaatattttttattataaaaaatctgTAATCTCTCTTGTTTATGATATAAGTATAATTActtcttaaaattattttatatccagCTTGCAGTCCGACTAATTGATGCACCAATCCAACAATTAAATTAGACTTGAGGCTTGACTGAGTATCCGAAGTAGACTAAGTCAGATAGCTATGCTGAAGTAATAAATGCAAAAATTTAGCAAAGGAATTTTAGTGTAAGTGACAAGTATTTCTGTGGCTAAAGGTTGATCAAGTTGTAGAGATTGGCGATAAATAGCTTATCTGAAAACAATTCCTTTTCTCAATCTTCCTATAATACAGCATGACAAGGTATCCAAGGTAATGCATTAATGCTACAATTTAATATTGTCAAAAATAAAAGTTTAGATAGAGTCaataatcataataatctttttttaatataaattaaatatataatctaatataaaaatatattataaatgatttAATAGTGTAGGTCAATCAAATCAATAATAAAATACTAAGTAAATTATGAGACAAGATTTACTTGGAAAAACTCTTAGAATAACGAGTAAAGGAAAAAAATTACGAGTAAACCAATCAAATTTTCACTATAGAATAACGAGATTACAAAGTTCACTTTCTCTAGATTAACTTAAGTATATCAAatattatgtgaaaaataaacaatcatatGAGTTTTAAGAAATTAAGtagaaaaaaaatcttagaaaTCTATAATGATCAATTTAGAGATCATCATGTCTAGATCAATATATCAGAAAATCATAATAATTGAAACTAATTTCACTTACCAATCAATAAATCTTTCTTTCTCCCTAgatgaaagcatcttttttttttccctatatATGATagtcatcttttttatttttttcatctatCCCATATAAAGGATAGGGTTAGAGTTTTTAATTAACCTCATAGGTCCCACAACTTAAGTCTTGGGTGGGACCACCCAACAAATCTCTCTCTTATGCCCAAGTGGAGAGTTCTTTCATGTTTGTTATCTTTCTACAAGTAATAAGTTCTTTTCGAAGGCAATGATTTAGTCATCATATTTGATTTGTTCTTATCAATATGGATTTTTTCAATATGCAATTATTTCATCTTTAATATATCTCAAATTTAGTGATgcttgatatcaatatgtttagattTGGAATGAAAAATTAGATTTTCATTGAGATTATTAGCACTTTAattgttataatataaataaacttttttttacttgaatctcaaaaatttcaaggtactttttcatccataagaaTTCTTTACAAGTTTCTATTGTAATTATATACTCAGTTTCATTGGAAGACAAAGTAatacattttttatatttttgacttCTAAGACATTGCTCCATTGAAAATGATATCAAATAACTATAGATAAACTTTTCTAGAATCAAGTAACATAGGTTTTTTTTAATGCTAAAACATAAACGTAATCTAGAAGTACATCTAAAATACCTATAAAATCACTTAACTATTGCTTttgaaagaaaaatcaattaACTATACCAATTGCATGACTAATATATGGTTTTATTGAGACATAAGATACTCTATTCatatattctttatcattttTACTTGTAAGATATCATTTAGAACTCAACTTAATAGGGAGGATTTTTCCTATTCATACATCAAATGCCTGGAAGAATAATCATGTAATattttgtttctatttttatattttgtaaaagaaaaaaaaaaaaacttaaagtaAGATGAACGCAAGCACAAATACAACTATTTACTTTAGAGTGAACCAAAAGAATAAGATTGAGAGGTCAACCCTCCCtccaaaagcaaaaaaaatggaTGATCTGAATAAAAGTGACAAACCAATTTGTAACAATATTTTCTTCACGAAATATATGAAAAACTTCACattcaaaaaattgatgcatTAGAGTATGCATTGACCAACCAAATTACATGAATGTTCATACTATTTTATGTTTAAACTCTCTTCAAGTAGATCAGGTCTCAAGCTACACAATTAGAGAAGTAGATCCCTCTACTGCGTATctcactttattattattattattattattattattattattattattatcataatttttaattcCAAAATCAATTTATTCTTTTCATAAAACTCATGTGGTCCATAGAAGAGAGTGATACAGCCTAAAATGCACTTGAGGATATGGTGCAAATGTACATATAAATCGATGTGACTCCTTTATTGGAGCACAATGGTACCTTCCGATTAAGTCAATTATGATCTGTGTGACATCAATAATTTTTACTTGAGAACATTTTACAGTTGGACAAGCACAAATTTACATCAACAGCATTCTCACTGAAAAGTTGGAGAAAGTTGGTGTAGATGTTCACTTGAAAGTAGTCTATATTAGATGGTTAACCATTTGACATTTatgcattcatatatatatatatatatatatatatatatagagtaaatataattttatattcctACCAAATCATAACTGTTATCATTGGGTACCTTTTCATAATAAAAACATAAGTGAATAAACTATTTTAATCAAAGCTTATCATTAATTAATCTTGAGTCAATATAAATATAGTTAAAAATCCACATGTAAATTCATAAATAATCATAACTATGGACATGTTGGGTTCTCAAGAATGCCTAAAACCATATTTAACCTTCAAACACATTTATCATTATATCAGGTCCAAAAGAAACTAACTTTTAAATTTATGATCAATATTATAATATAGGGTCCAAATCATAATCAAACTGACTAAATAATACACAgctattaaaaataacatatcaaCATGTCCTTCTAGTGAATTAGTCTTTGCCTATCATTTCAATATGATGAATAATATAACATTTGAAACTACAATAATAAATGTTCTTTTCATTTTTAAATGAATACAATATTAAAAGacatatttcaaaaattataataaaactcatatgatactTCCAAATCACAAAACTTAATAGTTACTACAAACATAAACATATTATTAGTTTTGAAATCTAAATAGATAGAGTCATTGGATGCCTTGATCATAAACTATTAGAACTGATATAGCGATCAagacccttcttcttcttctcctgaatcattcaaataatataaataaatgcaaTGAAGAATCATAATCCTTTCTTTCTTACCTCAATATTAATCTTTTTCTTTAAGACCATATCACATTCAATAATTTAAGATTAATCGATCTATAGTCCTATCTACTTTCTGATTGGTGGGGAATGATAGAAATATAAAAACCTAAAGTACATGcatgtaatattttaaattttaaatgaacccttttttatataaaaatgagATCCTTAAGATCACATAcctttatttttcaatttttcttttttactctttTTTCTTCTCTGTCAAATTTACTCTTTTTATATAAAAACTGTTGGTTCCACAACCAACAGTTTAGGCTTCACTAAATTTAGAATCAAAACTGAACCACTTTTAATTCCGGTTCTTGTTTGAATAACTGATTTCGATTAGAGTTTAATGAACCCAAGTTAATAGGCCTAAAATACATAGATATAAGATTCTTTTGATGAAGAAATCATTAGGAAGATCATAATCCATACCTACTCTTTGATACGATTTTGATTTCCTATTGAGTGAGTATTGGTCCCGGAGACAATCTCTTCTCATGCACCGAAAATAGATgctcttttgaaaaataaatagAGATTACACATTGAATACTCTCTCTAATACCCTAAATTTTTAAATATGCTCCTACGTTTGTAATCTtacttacatacatacatacaagtCGTCATGGGTATTACATTCTTCTcccctaaaaaaaaaaagaagtttaaTCCTCTGAACTCGACGTacctaaataataaaataattaaggatagttggtcttcctACCCTCTTAAGCTTCCAAGTCACTTCTCTTTTGCTATGATTACTCTATCGAACTTTGTCTTAAAATCAATGATGCAAATAGGTTTCTCTTAGCATGACAACTTTTTTCAACTAAATTAGTTCAAGCTCCATTATACGATCTGGATTATGGATATATTTGCTCAATATTAACACAAGCAGTGCAAGTGGTAAGACTAATTTATAAGTTACTTGTCCAATCCTTTATAAAATATCAAATGGTCCTATACACATAATCCAAATACCGTCTTTAAGTGTTTCTTTGAATTCCAAATCACATCATTATTATCAACATATCTCTTTTATTTGCTTTATGCTACAAGAAGGTGTTCTCTAGTCACTTTGATCTTCTCAATATTTTTTTCAATTATGTCAGGTCTCAAGTGCTTCCCATTACTAATGTCATCCCAACATGTAggagatttatatttttttttccttataataCTTCAAATGGGGGGCCATCTTAATAATTGCATGATAGCTATTATAATAAGCAAACTCATTTTTTTCATCCTAAATTCCACTCAAATCAATAACACAAACTCTAAGCATGTCCTCAAGGATTTGTACAACTCTTTTGATTGACCAtctatttatagaaaaaaaaaactgtaTAAACTCAGATTAGTCTCTAAAGACTTATGAAGACTCTTTTAAAAGTGTGAAATAAATCTTAGCTCTCTATATGAAAAAATGATGATTAGTACACCATATAACCTAACAATTTCTTCAATATATAACTTGACAAACTTGGTAAGCTCATCCATAATTAGCCAAATAATATCATTTTATGAACAAGTCTTTCGTAATCATATCACAAAATCTATAGATATATCATGTCATTTCTATTGAGGTATAGACAAAATTTCTAATTTTTCAGATGACTTCCTATGCTTAAATTTTACTTGTTGGGCAAATAAGACATTGTGAaacaaattttataattttctttttcataTTAATCCACTACAAATTTTCTCTTACATCTCTATATTCCCACTTGGGCGCACTGTATAAGTTTCACTTATTTGGTACACAAATTCTATTATCAAACCTCAAAaagtcatttttataaattttaaattctGATAGAGATCCAGCCTAAATATCATCTCAAGTTTTCTTCAAGTTTCATTCTCCTTACCTTATTTAGTTCTTTCGATCAAGGTTGGTTGAATGGTAAGATTAGCAACTTGAACCCTAGTTTATGCCAATGTACTCTGATGCTCAACTTTCTTAAGTTTTCTACAACACACATTTAAGTGGTGATCATAGCTGTAAGATTGCTTGTACCCTTTCTAAGTGCATCAACAATAACATTTATATAATAACTAGggtgataatttataattaaatcataatttttttaatagttcAAGACATCTTCTCATCTCAAATTCAGCTCTTGCCAAGTAAAAATATACCTCAAAATTTTATGGTCAATAAATCTCACATTTATCACTATACAAATAATATCTCCGTATTTTCAAAGCAAACACTACTCCTGTCAATTCAAGATCAGCGTGGGATACTTCTTCTCATGTTGCATAAGAATATATCCCTTAAAGCATCAATATATATAGTAAGAATAAGAGCATATATCAGTCATCTTTTTTACTCTTTGGAAACTTTCTTCATAATCATCATCTGATCATTGAATCTTGGTTCCTTTCAATGTCAAACTGAGTTAAAGGTGTAGTAGTGTTGGAAAATCATTCAAACTTAGTTTCTTGGAAAATCCTTTCCA
This genomic stretch from Musa acuminata AAA Group cultivar baxijiao chromosome BXJ3-9, Cavendish_Baxijiao_AAA, whole genome shotgun sequence harbors:
- the LOC135649554 gene encoding probable transcription factor KAN2, whose product is MELFPAQPDLSLQISPSNTTPASGWRSHDENMELGFWRRSLDSTNNSNNKSSTIPCTAKADDITFELSLGSPTATFSSNTRDSLLLRSLYPHHHHHHFHFHHHHPLPQEGYHSELSLLKPIRGIPIYQNPSSSFPLGPPHQPQHMYDSSSTSSFTPFATTPGMSRSRYSPSRFPAKRVMRSPRMRWTTTLHARFVHAVELLGGHERATPKSVLELMDVKDLTLAHVKSHLQMYRTVKNTDRPTISSGQSEGCENGSNGEMYDDNLLDNTNIPHRLGSSMQHQWPATHPVADHIRPWSNSLSKEGCSSESPTESMQSLKKDLQTKSFEMYLDLNSSCLSETLNSSKPNLEFTLGRPY